A genomic window from Pseudonocardia broussonetiae includes:
- a CDS encoding xanthine dehydrogenase family Fe-S subunit gives MTQLEDRTAGGPPRRPEPRPDRVAAGELVEVAMTVNGTGVAVSVPARVHLADVLRDHLGLTGTHLGCEHGVCGMCTVLVDGAAARACLLFAVQCEGAEVVTVEGLGTPDDQHPLQQAFSAHHGLQCGFCTPGMLMSSYDLLDAGPDGTAIAPEELPEQMSGVLCRCTGYRGILAAVADVAAHHPDGLPGPRNCAGRTLVGRGGGRSTAARGEEGAPAPDDVAPPAEVRVPAGAPSATVEVRSELAAPVEQVWAVLDDFDRLARCLPGAELLEVLPGDRFRGRATVALGPVRLSFEGLAQVVEREPADHRMRVLAQGADAGGSATQADIRLHAEPAPGGTVLRADAELFLSGRVAQFGRALAGDVSRRLFEQFAAAVEETALTGRATSVPAGPPSALRLLVDLVRARVRGFLPRSRGRGGNR, from the coding sequence ATGACCCAGCTCGAGGACCGCACCGCAGGAGGCCCGCCCCGGCGGCCGGAGCCGCGGCCCGACAGGGTCGCCGCCGGCGAGCTCGTGGAGGTGGCGATGACGGTCAACGGCACCGGCGTGGCCGTGTCGGTGCCGGCCCGGGTCCACCTGGCCGACGTGCTGCGCGACCACCTCGGGCTGACCGGGACGCACCTCGGGTGCGAGCACGGCGTGTGCGGCATGTGCACCGTGCTCGTCGACGGCGCGGCGGCCCGGGCCTGCCTGCTGTTCGCGGTGCAGTGCGAGGGGGCCGAGGTCGTCACCGTGGAGGGCCTCGGCACTCCCGACGACCAGCACCCGCTGCAGCAGGCGTTCTCCGCCCACCACGGCCTGCAGTGCGGGTTCTGCACCCCCGGCATGCTGATGAGCAGCTACGACCTGCTCGACGCCGGCCCGGACGGCACCGCGATCGCGCCGGAGGAGCTGCCGGAGCAGATGTCGGGGGTCCTCTGCCGGTGCACCGGCTACCGCGGGATCCTCGCGGCGGTCGCCGACGTCGCCGCCCACCACCCCGACGGACTGCCCGGCCCGCGCAACTGCGCCGGGCGGACCCTCGTCGGTCGCGGCGGCGGGCGGTCCACGGCCGCGCGGGGCGAGGAGGGTGCGCCGGCGCCCGATGACGTCGCGCCGCCGGCCGAGGTCCGGGTTCCCGCCGGTGCGCCGTCGGCGACCGTCGAGGTGCGCAGCGAGCTGGCGGCGCCGGTCGAGCAGGTGTGGGCGGTGCTCGACGACTTCGACCGGCTCGCCCGCTGCCTGCCGGGGGCGGAGCTGCTGGAGGTCCTCCCCGGCGACCGCTTCCGCGGTCGCGCGACGGTGGCGCTGGGCCCGGTCCGGCTGTCGTTCGAGGGGCTGGCCCAGGTCGTCGAGCGGGAGCCGGCCGACCACCGGATGCGGGTGCTCGCCCAGGGTGCCGACGCCGGGGGCAGCGCCACGCAGGCCGACATCCGGCTGCACGCCGAGCCCGCACCGGGCGGCACGGTCCTGCGCGCCGACGCGGAGCTGTTCCTGTCCGGGCGCGTCGCCCAGTTCGGCCGCGCCCTGGCCGGCGACGTCAGCAGGCGGCTGTTCGAGCAGTTCGCCGCGGCCGTCGAGGAGACCGCCCTCACCGGCCGCGCGACGTCCGTCCCCGCCGGCCCGCCCAGTGCGCTGCGGCTGCTCGTGGACCTGGTGCGGGCGCGCGTCCGCGGGTTCCTCCCGCGATCGCGCGGGCGCGGCGGGAACCGGTGA
- a CDS encoding FAD binding domain-containing protein → MKAAPFAYVRPGTVDDVLAELARGDGKVLAGGQSLVPVLAMRLGRPATLVDINAVEELHRFDRRDDVVRIGAAVRQRTVERDALTRAVPLLGMAMPFVGHRELRSRGTVCGSLAHADPAAELPAVAACLDATVEVAGPAGRRRVPAAEFFVGAMTTGAAADEAVVGVEFPVAAPGEGFGFAEIARRHGDFALAGVVTRVRVADDGAPAQARLTGFGISDRPVTRDVTDLLRAAGEDPTGHGLRPGLADLAGRVVDTGGDAHGSTAYRRRLFAVLAARELARALARARTRP, encoded by the coding sequence GTGAAAGCAGCCCCGTTCGCCTACGTCCGTCCCGGCACGGTCGACGACGTCCTCGCCGAGCTCGCCCGCGGGGACGGGAAGGTCCTCGCCGGCGGGCAGTCCCTGGTGCCGGTGCTGGCCATGCGGCTGGGCCGGCCCGCGACCCTCGTCGACATCAACGCGGTCGAGGAGCTGCACCGGTTCGACCGTCGTGACGACGTCGTGCGCATCGGAGCGGCGGTGCGGCAGCGCACCGTGGAACGCGACGCGCTGACGCGCGCCGTTCCGCTCCTCGGCATGGCGATGCCGTTCGTCGGGCACCGCGAGCTGCGCAGCCGCGGCACCGTCTGCGGCAGCCTCGCCCACGCCGACCCGGCCGCCGAGCTGCCCGCCGTGGCCGCGTGCCTCGACGCGACCGTGGAGGTCGCCGGGCCGGCCGGGCGTCGGCGCGTGCCCGCCGCGGAGTTCTTCGTGGGGGCCATGACCACCGGCGCCGCTGCCGACGAGGCCGTCGTCGGCGTCGAGTTCCCGGTCGCGGCGCCCGGCGAGGGCTTCGGGTTCGCCGAGATCGCCCGCCGGCACGGCGACTTCGCCCTCGCCGGCGTCGTGACGCGGGTCCGGGTCGCCGACGACGGCGCACCGGCGCAGGCCCGGCTGACCGGCTTCGGCATCTCCGACCGGCCCGTGACCCGGGACGTCACCGACCTGCTGCGCGCCGCGGGGGAGGACCCCACCGGGCACGGCCTGCGTCCGGGCCTGGCCGACCTGGCCGGACGGGTCGTCGACACCGGCGGTGACGCCCACGGCTCCACCGCGTACCGGCGCCGGCTGTTCGCCGTGCTCGCCGCCCGCGAGCTCGCCCGCGCCCTGGCCCGCGCCCGGACCCGGCCCTGA
- a CDS encoding enoyl-CoA hydratase/isomerase family protein, whose protein sequence is MALTGGEVLLERGHDGRVAHLTLSHGKYTVITWEMRQLVAQRFAEIDRDDDVRVVVIRSDGEHFSSGGDIAGFMEVDPIDLTDLGHNVTAPSRSTKPVIAAVDGYCFGVGLEMVLSCDIRLATQRSQFALPEMNLGMIPGSGGTQRLGRLIGLSRAKYHVMTATRIQAQQALDWGVVAGLHADRDALYAAVDELATRMAGLSPSALRTAKEVLDKGLDAPLHTGIELERKAYAMLRSTHDFAEGVAAFGEKRKPEFTGR, encoded by the coding sequence ATGGCACTGACGGGCGGCGAGGTCCTCCTCGAACGCGGCCACGACGGGCGGGTCGCCCACCTGACCCTCTCGCACGGCAAGTACACGGTGATCACCTGGGAGATGCGGCAGCTCGTCGCGCAGCGGTTCGCCGAGATCGACCGCGACGACGACGTGCGCGTCGTCGTGATCCGCTCCGACGGCGAGCACTTCTCCTCCGGCGGCGACATCGCCGGGTTCATGGAGGTCGACCCGATCGACCTCACCGACCTCGGGCACAACGTCACCGCGCCCTCCCGCAGCACGAAGCCCGTGATCGCCGCGGTCGACGGGTACTGCTTCGGCGTGGGGCTGGAGATGGTCCTGTCCTGCGACATCCGCCTGGCCACCCAGCGCAGCCAGTTCGCGCTGCCCGAGATGAACCTCGGCATGATCCCCGGTTCCGGCGGCACCCAGCGGCTCGGACGGCTGATCGGGCTCTCGCGGGCCAAGTACCACGTCATGACCGCCACCCGGATCCAGGCGCAGCAGGCCCTCGACTGGGGCGTGGTGGCCGGGCTGCACGCCGACCGCGACGCGCTGTACGCCGCCGTGGACGAGCTCGCCACGAGGATGGCCGGTCTCTCGCCCTCCGCGCTCAGGACGGCCAAGGAGGTCCTCGACAAGGGCCTCGACGCCCCCCTGCACACGGGCATCGAGCTGGAGCGCAAGGCCTACGCGATGCTGCGCTCCACGCACGACTTCGCCGAAGGGGTCGCGGCGTTCGGGGAGAAGCGCAAGCCGGAGTTCACCGGGCGGTGA
- a CDS encoding xanthine dehydrogenase family protein molybdopterin-binding subunit produces MAEPHEPQRWTPARIEDGPLVTGQGRFLDDLDPLPGTLVAAVVRSTRPHARLRGVDLSRARAHPGVAAVVGPDEVVAALRAFPLSTGAAMPYYPTGTDKVRFVGEPIAVVVATDRYTAEDAAELVAVDYEPLDVVVDPRAALAPDAPLLHEDAGSNVATDRTFSFGPVDEAFARAAHVVEGEYDFPRYSSVPMECYSVIAEWRDGADGPSVEAWANFHGPFTMVPVMAAALGLPTSRLRLHVPADIGGSFGIKSGIYPYVVLMALASRHSGTPVRWSEDRIEHLLASSAGADRVMRFAAAVGAEGEVLALKADLVDNVGAYLRPPEPSTLYRCFGNITGPYRIGAVQIRARAVVTNRMPVGLNRGFGGQQLYFGLERLMDAVAEATGLDVVEVRRRNLVGSFPHETPTGGVYDSGDYAAAVDLAVRNADLVELRARQDEVRAAGGLYGIGVALVVDPSGTNIGYVGLATPAEQRRPGRDKSGSTEHVRVSVDMQGVVTVVLGSVPQGQGHATVARKVAADRLGLPVDQVRVVVDMDTATTPWTVTSGSYSSRFAPLVTSAVVQAADRIGETVRAAGSVLLGVAAEELELADGTVRHRGDPGRAVQFRHASGVVHWDPGALPEGTPARLYEDVAFTPHGVRAATADDRINSSLCYGFVAEVVAVAIDPDTYEITVDRVSSVHDAGTVLNQQLLDGQVHGALTHALGGAMYEELTYAASGQPTSATFLDYLCPTSAETAYDLRTDHVVSPSPLTPLGAKGCGEGSSMSFPAAFANAVADALRPAGVAITRLPLHGDVLHQLLEKNEKEATPWH; encoded by the coding sequence GTGGCTGAGCCCCACGAGCCGCAGCGCTGGACCCCGGCCCGGATCGAGGACGGACCGCTCGTCACCGGGCAGGGCCGCTTCCTCGACGACCTGGACCCGCTGCCCGGCACGCTCGTCGCGGCGGTCGTGCGCTCCACCCGGCCGCACGCCCGGCTGCGCGGCGTCGACCTCTCCCGGGCGCGCGCCCACCCGGGCGTCGCCGCGGTGGTCGGCCCGGACGAGGTCGTGGCGGCGCTGCGCGCGTTCCCGCTCTCGACCGGTGCCGCGATGCCGTACTACCCGACCGGGACCGACAAGGTGCGGTTCGTCGGGGAGCCGATCGCGGTCGTGGTCGCCACCGACCGGTACACCGCCGAGGACGCGGCCGAGCTGGTGGCGGTCGACTACGAGCCGCTCGACGTGGTCGTGGACCCGCGTGCGGCGCTGGCCCCGGACGCGCCGCTGCTGCACGAGGACGCCGGGTCCAACGTCGCCACCGACCGGACGTTCTCCTTCGGCCCCGTCGACGAGGCCTTCGCCCGGGCGGCCCACGTGGTGGAGGGGGAGTACGACTTCCCGCGGTACTCCTCGGTGCCGATGGAGTGCTACTCGGTCATCGCCGAGTGGCGCGACGGTGCCGACGGGCCCTCGGTGGAGGCGTGGGCGAACTTCCACGGCCCGTTCACGATGGTCCCCGTGATGGCCGCGGCGCTCGGCCTGCCGACGTCCCGGCTGCGGCTGCACGTGCCCGCCGACATCGGCGGCAGCTTCGGCATCAAGAGCGGCATCTACCCCTACGTCGTGCTGATGGCGCTGGCGTCCCGGCACTCCGGCACGCCGGTGCGCTGGAGCGAGGACCGGATCGAGCACCTGCTCGCCAGCTCGGCCGGTGCGGACCGCGTGATGAGGTTCGCCGCGGCGGTCGGCGCCGAGGGCGAGGTCCTCGCCCTGAAGGCCGATCTCGTCGACAACGTCGGGGCCTACCTGCGCCCGCCTGAACCGTCGACGCTCTACCGCTGCTTCGGCAACATCACCGGGCCCTACCGGATCGGCGCCGTGCAGATCCGGGCGCGCGCCGTCGTCACCAACCGGATGCCGGTCGGGCTCAACCGCGGGTTCGGCGGGCAGCAGCTCTACTTCGGCCTCGAGCGGCTCATGGACGCCGTAGCGGAGGCGACCGGGCTCGACGTCGTCGAGGTGCGGCGGCGCAACCTCGTAGGCTCGTTCCCCCACGAGACCCCGACCGGCGGGGTGTACGACTCCGGTGACTACGCCGCGGCCGTCGACCTGGCGGTGCGGAACGCCGACCTGGTCGAGCTGCGGGCCCGGCAGGACGAGGTGCGCGCGGCGGGCGGGCTCTACGGCATCGGCGTGGCGCTCGTCGTCGACCCGTCCGGCACCAACATCGGCTACGTCGGCCTGGCCACCCCGGCCGAGCAGCGCAGACCCGGCCGGGACAAGTCCGGCTCCACCGAGCACGTGCGCGTCTCGGTCGACATGCAGGGCGTGGTCACGGTGGTGCTGGGCTCCGTGCCGCAGGGCCAGGGGCACGCGACGGTGGCGCGGAAGGTGGCGGCGGACCGGCTCGGGCTGCCGGTCGACCAGGTGCGCGTGGTCGTCGACATGGACACCGCCACCACCCCGTGGACCGTGACCTCGGGCAGCTACTCGTCGCGGTTCGCGCCGCTGGTCACCAGCGCGGTCGTCCAGGCCGCCGACCGGATCGGCGAGACCGTGCGGGCCGCGGGCTCGGTGCTGCTCGGCGTGGCGGCCGAGGAGCTGGAGCTGGCCGACGGCACGGTGCGCCACCGCGGCGACCCCGGCCGGGCCGTGCAGTTCCGGCACGCGAGCGGCGTGGTGCACTGGGATCCCGGCGCGCTCCCCGAGGGCACCCCGGCCCGGCTGTACGAGGACGTGGCGTTCACCCCGCACGGCGTCCGGGCGGCCACGGCCGACGACCGCATCAACTCCTCGCTCTGCTACGGCTTCGTCGCGGAGGTCGTCGCGGTGGCGATCGACCCGGACACCTACGAGATCACCGTCGACCGGGTCTCGTCGGTGCACGACGCCGGCACGGTGCTGAACCAGCAGCTGCTCGACGGTCAGGTGCACGGCGCGCTCACCCACGCGCTCGGCGGTGCGATGTACGAGGAGCTGACGTACGCCGCGTCGGGCCAGCCGACCTCGGCGACGTTCCTGGACTACCTGTGCCCGACCAGCGCCGAGACCGCCTACGACCTGCGCACCGACCACGTCGTCTCGCCGTCGCCGCTCACCCCGCTCGGTGCGAAGGGGTGCGGCGAGGGCTCGTCGATGAGCTTCCCGGCGGCGTTCGCCAACGCCGTCGCGGACGCGCTGCGCCCGGCCGGCGTGGCGATCACGCGGCTCCCCCTGCACGGCGACGTGCTCCACCAGCTGCTCGAGAAGAACGAGAAGGAGGCCACACCATGGCACTGA
- a CDS encoding class I adenylate-forming enzyme family protein — MDVATALRWTAERHPDRPAVRGTGRHLGYREWDSRTNRLARALAGAGVGAGDRVAFALSGGEPLASLHLAAQKLGAVSVPLSTRFSPDELRYCLDDAAAGLLVVDAPNAERAAAATTGRTALVREVAEIDEQAERESDRDLPTTPAETDVSVLLYTSGTTGRPKGVPRTHRAEHTAAVAHAVQTQQRGGEVALGVMPMFHTMGLRTLLASIVVGGTWVGQAVFDAGEAAGLIRSEGVTSLYLVPTMYWSLLRTERLHEARTLSRLAYAGAAMTPSLAEELVAEVAPGAFVNHFGSTEIYTFTIGPDVAAKPGSAGRAGVFSRVRLVAPEVGAPPDEVVAPGEQGQVIVSMASPEAFAGYWQRPDADGKSIRDGWYYTGDLAVADDDGDLWVAGRVDDMINSGGENVYPDEIEAALVRCPAVDDVCVVGLPHERWGQAITAFVVPVRGTAPVAAAEQTLAFARDALPSLKQPKRVIAVDAIPRSGVGKTLRRTLVAGDFEPRADVVKEGERG, encoded by the coding sequence ATGGATGTGGCCACCGCACTGAGGTGGACGGCCGAGCGCCATCCCGACCGCCCGGCGGTCCGGGGCACCGGGCGGCACCTCGGCTACCGGGAGTGGGACTCGCGCACCAACCGGCTCGCGCGGGCCCTCGCCGGTGCCGGTGTCGGTGCGGGCGACCGGGTGGCCTTCGCGCTCTCGGGCGGGGAGCCGCTCGCGAGCCTGCACCTCGCCGCGCAGAAGCTCGGCGCGGTCTCGGTGCCGCTGTCGACCCGGTTCTCGCCCGACGAGCTGCGCTACTGCCTCGACGACGCCGCGGCAGGGCTGCTCGTGGTCGACGCCCCGAACGCCGAGCGCGCCGCGGCGGCGACGACCGGCCGGACGGCGCTGGTCCGGGAGGTCGCCGAGATCGACGAGCAGGCCGAGCGCGAGTCCGACCGCGACCTCCCCACGACACCCGCGGAGACCGACGTCAGCGTGCTGCTCTACACCTCGGGCACCACGGGGAGGCCCAAGGGCGTGCCGCGGACGCACCGCGCCGAGCACACCGCGGCCGTCGCCCACGCCGTGCAGACCCAGCAGCGGGGCGGCGAGGTGGCACTCGGCGTGATGCCGATGTTCCACACGATGGGGCTGCGCACGCTGCTGGCGAGCATCGTCGTCGGCGGCACCTGGGTGGGCCAGGCCGTGTTCGACGCCGGGGAGGCGGCCGGGCTGATCAGGTCCGAGGGCGTGACCTCGCTGTACCTCGTGCCGACGATGTACTGGTCGCTGCTGCGCACCGAGCGGCTGCACGAGGCGCGGACCCTGTCGCGGTTGGCCTACGCCGGGGCGGCGATGACGCCCTCGCTGGCCGAGGAGCTCGTCGCCGAGGTGGCTCCCGGGGCGTTCGTCAACCACTTCGGCAGCACCGAGATCTACACGTTCACGATCGGTCCCGACGTCGCGGCGAAGCCCGGCTCCGCCGGCCGGGCGGGCGTCTTCTCCCGGGTGCGGCTCGTGGCCCCCGAGGTCGGGGCGCCGCCGGACGAGGTCGTCGCTCCGGGCGAGCAGGGACAGGTGATCGTCTCGATGGCGAGCCCGGAGGCGTTCGCCGGGTACTGGCAGCGCCCGGACGCGGACGGGAAGTCGATCCGCGACGGCTGGTACTACACCGGCGACCTCGCCGTCGCCGACGACGACGGGGACCTCTGGGTGGCGGGCCGCGTCGACGACATGATCAATTCGGGTGGGGAGAACGTCTACCCGGACGAGATCGAGGCCGCGCTGGTCCGCTGCCCGGCCGTCGACGACGTCTGCGTGGTCGGGCTGCCCCACGAGCGCTGGGGGCAGGCGATCACCGCGTTCGTCGTCCCCGTCCGCGGGACCGCTCCGGTCGCCGCCGCCGAGCAGACCCTCGCGTTCGCCCGTGACGCGCTGCCCTCGCTCAAGCAGCCGAAGCGGGTGATCGCCGTGGACGCCATCCCGCGCTCGGGCGTGGGCAAGACGCTGCGCCGCACGCTCGTCGCCGGCGACTTCGAGCCCCGGGCCGACGTCGTGAAGGAGGGCGAACGTGGCTGA
- a CDS encoding PadR family transcriptional regulator: MDEVRLSSTSYVVLGMIALRGPSTPYDLKRAVGHSVGYFWHFPHAQLYSEPDRLAELGLLELAVEDGGRRRKTYSLTGAGRAALRDWLAAPTDVHFQMRDIAELKLFFNEAGDPENVAALAREQIKQHRDRIAEYENMQARFGADPRAEPRMITLELGLEMEHAALRFWTALAEDDLDSLRAARRPPA, translated from the coding sequence ATGGATGAGGTCCGGCTGTCCTCGACGTCGTACGTGGTCCTCGGGATGATCGCGCTGCGCGGGCCCTCCACCCCCTACGACCTCAAGCGCGCCGTCGGGCACTCGGTCGGCTACTTCTGGCACTTCCCGCACGCGCAGCTCTACTCCGAGCCCGACCGGCTGGCCGAGCTCGGCCTGCTCGAGCTCGCGGTCGAGGACGGCGGCCGGCGCCGCAAGACCTACTCCCTCACCGGGGCCGGCCGTGCGGCACTGCGCGACTGGCTCGCCGCTCCCACCGACGTGCACTTCCAGATGCGCGACATCGCCGAGCTCAAGCTGTTCTTCAACGAGGCGGGCGATCCCGAGAACGTGGCGGCCCTCGCCCGCGAGCAGATCAAGCAGCACCGGGACCGCATCGCCGAGTACGAGAACATGCAGGCCCGCTTCGGTGCCGACCCCCGAGCGGAACCGCGCATGATCACCCTCGAGCTGGGGCTCGAGATGGAGCACGCGGCGCTGCGGTTCTGGACCGCACTGGCCGAGGACGACCTCGACAGCCTGCGCGCGGCCCGCCGCCCACCCGCGTGA
- a CDS encoding DUF1622 domain-containing protein — translation MILDQVLPEELLRGVVDVLVRGVEAAGALVIFIGAVYAFVQFVLAGIRRDASAGRTFVAIRLRLGRFLALGLEFQLAGDVLRTAIAPTFTQIGQLAAIAAIRTALNYFLAREIREERAEVDEAQQERDVKDRA, via the coding sequence ATGATCCTGGACCAGGTCCTGCCCGAGGAGCTGCTGCGCGGCGTCGTCGACGTGCTGGTGCGCGGCGTCGAGGCGGCCGGCGCGCTGGTGATCTTCATCGGAGCGGTCTACGCGTTCGTGCAGTTCGTCCTGGCCGGGATCCGTCGCGACGCCTCGGCGGGCCGCACCTTCGTCGCGATCCGGCTGCGGCTGGGCCGGTTCCTGGCCCTGGGGTTGGAGTTCCAGCTCGCCGGCGACGTGCTGCGCACCGCGATCGCGCCCACCTTCACCCAGATCGGCCAGCTGGCGGCCATCGCGGCGATCCGGACCGCCCTCAACTACTTCCTGGCCCGCGAGATCCGGGAGGAGCGCGCCGAGGTCGACGAGGCGCAACAGGAACGGGACGTCAAGGACCGAGCGTGA
- a CDS encoding ester cyclase — protein sequence MTISTPAPDATPEAAAVMAGATANAELVRRIFQEVIPAGDADTVRGLFTPDWVDHDPLPGQPPGRDGAAYVVSTMHTAHSDLRFTVDDLVAVADRVVVRWTLRGIHTGPMLGRPATGRPVELAAIVIFRFAGGRIAERWASWKPGRSPQTHPALVAPDGGTSPGE from the coding sequence ATGACGATCTCGACGCCCGCACCCGACGCGACACCCGAGGCGGCAGCCGTGATGGCCGGAGCCACCGCCAACGCCGAGCTGGTCCGGCGGATCTTCCAGGAGGTGATCCCGGCCGGCGACGCCGACACCGTGCGCGGACTGTTCACACCGGACTGGGTCGACCACGATCCGCTACCCGGGCAGCCGCCCGGGCGCGACGGCGCCGCGTACGTGGTGTCCACGATGCACACCGCCCACTCCGACCTGCGGTTCACCGTCGACGACCTGGTCGCCGTGGCGGACCGGGTCGTGGTCCGATGGACGCTGCGCGGCATCCACACCGGGCCGATGCTCGGACGCCCGGCCACGGGCCGGCCGGTCGAGCTCGCCGCCATCGTGATCTTCCGCTTCGCCGGTGGCCGGATCGCGGAGCGCTGGGCGAGCTGGAAGCCCGGACGCTCACCGCAGACGCACCCGGCCCTGGTGGCGCCGGACGGCGGCACGTCCCCCGGCGAGTAG
- a CDS encoding SDR family oxidoreductase — protein MTASTVLVVGATGTIGSAVLRDLRRRGVATRAFVRDRARARAVLGDDVELATGDLADPSSVRAALRGVQRVLLCTPNDPEQVRREVTVIDAAAAAGVGLVVKIGAIGAGADSPLAFWVAHARIEQHLRSSGLPAVVLHPSMYMTNLLAAAETIGQTGRLFAPAGDARISLIDPRDVAATAAVVLTEDGHAGRAYTLTGPEALTYQDVAAQIASATGRPVEYVEVPDAAARAAMAAAATPDWFADQLIILWGRLRQGAGATTTDTVRVLTGQEPRRVAEFVRDRAHLFGSAVAAGNR, from the coding sequence ATGACCGCGAGCACCGTCCTGGTGGTCGGCGCGACCGGCACCATCGGCTCGGCCGTGCTCCGCGACCTGCGCCGGCGCGGAGTGGCCACGCGGGCGTTCGTCCGCGACCGAGCACGCGCTCGGGCCGTGCTCGGTGACGACGTCGAGCTCGCCACCGGCGACCTGGCCGATCCGAGCTCGGTGCGGGCCGCCCTGCGCGGGGTGCAGCGGGTGCTGCTGTGCACTCCCAACGACCCCGAGCAGGTCCGACGCGAGGTCACCGTCATCGACGCCGCGGCTGCAGCCGGGGTCGGGCTGGTGGTGAAGATCGGGGCCATCGGCGCCGGTGCCGACTCGCCACTGGCGTTCTGGGTGGCACACGCCCGGATCGAGCAGCACCTGCGGTCGTCGGGGCTGCCGGCGGTCGTGCTGCACCCCTCGATGTACATGACGAACCTGCTCGCCGCCGCCGAGACCATCGGGCAGACGGGGCGGCTGTTCGCGCCGGCCGGGGACGCCCGGATCTCGTTGATCGACCCACGCGACGTCGCGGCCACCGCGGCGGTGGTGCTCACCGAGGACGGACACGCCGGACGCGCCTACACGCTCACCGGCCCGGAGGCCCTGACCTACCAGGACGTCGCCGCACAGATCGCCTCGGCGACCGGTCGACCGGTCGAGTACGTCGAGGTCCCCGACGCCGCTGCCCGTGCGGCGATGGCCGCGGCCGCGACGCCGGACTGGTTCGCCGACCAGCTGATCATCCTCTGGGGCCGGCTCAGGCAGGGCGCCGGCGCGACGACCACGGACACGGTCCGGGTGCTGACCGGACAGGAGCCGCGCCGCGTCGCCGAGTTCGTCCGGGACCGAGCGCACCTGTTCGGCTCGGCGGTCGCCGCGGGCAACCGATGA
- a CDS encoding cupin domain-containing protein has translation MDKLPVDYATCECLRLGTDDVTVLMSSAQSGGALFAIELRMPPGGGPPVMHRHEPAEVYFVQRGEFTVYTGELGPDGGWTAVQRVTAGPGDVVPLAGGVPHTFRNESDAEAVAFCVHAPGTAFEGFVRAGAALAAQGEPSMDQVLDIAARNGIELLGPIPATVAAGSGSSAAGLAERGPR, from the coding sequence ATGGACAAGCTACCTGTCGACTATGCCACATGTGAGTGCCTGCGCCTGGGTACCGACGACGTCACCGTGCTCATGTCGAGCGCGCAGTCGGGCGGCGCCCTGTTCGCCATCGAGCTCCGGATGCCCCCGGGCGGAGGCCCGCCGGTGATGCACCGCCACGAGCCCGCCGAGGTCTACTTCGTGCAGCGGGGCGAGTTCACGGTGTACACCGGTGAGCTGGGACCCGACGGCGGCTGGACCGCTGTGCAGCGCGTCACCGCCGGTCCGGGCGACGTCGTGCCGCTGGCCGGAGGCGTCCCCCACACCTTCCGCAACGAGTCCGACGCCGAGGCGGTGGCGTTCTGCGTGCACGCCCCGGGGACCGCGTTCGAGGGCTTCGTGCGGGCCGGGGCCGCGTTGGCCGCGCAGGGCGAGCCGAGCATGGACCAGGTCCTCGACATCGCCGCCCGCAACGGCATCGAGCTGCTGGGGCCGATCCCGGCCACCGTGGCGGCCGGGTCCGGCTCGTCGGCAGCCGGTCTCGCCGAGCGGGGTCCCCGATGA
- a CDS encoding MarR family winged helix-turn-helix transcriptional regulator, producing MREAFIAMNDLVLARLAERGHGDVRAAHAAVFQYLDDTGTTVSTLAERAQITKQAMAELVHHLEARGYLLRTPDPHDRRAKLVRPTERGQEVVAIAQSLVPQLEERITSVLGADRVEALRSDLETIRRIARS from the coding sequence ATGCGGGAGGCGTTCATCGCGATGAACGACCTCGTCCTCGCCCGGCTCGCCGAGCGGGGGCACGGAGACGTGCGCGCCGCGCACGCCGCGGTGTTCCAGTACCTCGACGACACGGGGACGACGGTCAGCACGCTCGCCGAGCGGGCCCAGATCACCAAGCAGGCCATGGCCGAGCTGGTGCACCACCTCGAAGCCCGCGGTTACCTGCTCCGCACGCCCGACCCGCACGACCGCCGCGCCAAGCTCGTCCGTCCCACCGAGCGCGGGCAGGAGGTCGTCGCCATCGCCCAGTCCCTCGTGCCCCAGCTCGAAGAGCGGATCACGAGCGTCCTCGGCGCCGATCGGGTCGAGGCGCTCCGTTCCGACCTCGAGACGATCCGCAGGATCGCCCGGTCCTGA
- a CDS encoding DUF433 domain-containing protein, translating to MSRLQRITSDPAVCHGQPTVRGLRYPVENLLELLSSGMTIDEVLEDYPDLERDDLLAALEFGALAAGGGRVVPLGAA from the coding sequence ATGTCGCGACTGCAGCGCATCACCTCTGACCCTGCGGTCTGTCACGGGCAGCCGACGGTGCGGGGGCTGCGCTACCCGGTGGAGAACCTGCTGGAGCTGTTGTCGTCGGGGATGACGATCGACGAGGTGCTCGAGGACTACCCGGACCTTGAGCGTGACGATCTGCTCGCCGCGTTGGAGTTCGGTGCTCTCGCGGCGGGCGGCGGCCGGGTGGTTCCGCTCGGCGCGGCGTGA